In the genome of Streptomyces sp. Q6, the window AGGAGGTGCCACCGTGAGGCGCCATCGAGATAGGTCTCCTCGAGGATTCCGGCGCGACCTGTGGCGACGGCGCGGAGGAGGTCGAACCAGAACTCATCGTCTGCGGGACGCTGCACGCCTTCCTCCTCGTCCTCGAAGGCGTACGGGGACACAGCGATACGTTCGGGGAACAGCCCGAGCCCGCGGGCTCGAGCCAGTGCCTTCTCGCAAGGCCGGCTGCTGCTGATGTAGAGGTACTGGTCCCATCCCACATGAACCGCGAAGGTGTCCTCCACCTCCAGCCGGCACCAGGCGCCGCTGCCCCGCAGCATGATCCGCACCAACTCCAGGGCGACATCGAGCGCCACCTCTGCCCCGTCGTAGAAGCCGGCCAAATCATCCGGGAAGAGGCCGTCCAACCCGAAGCAGTCCATCGCCGACTCCACGCCGAAGTGCGCAAGGGACGGAACCCCTGGTTCGCGTACGGCCAAGTGATCGACGGCGGTGTCCCTGGCGAACTCAGCGACCGCCTGGAGAGAAGCCGCCTCGACCTCGCCGTGGTCGCTGACGATGTCTTCCGTGCCGACGTAGTGCCCGTACTCGTCACGGTCGGCTGGATCGTACTTGGTGACACGGTAGACATAGGTCAGCACGCCCCCATTCTTCTGCACGCGTGCAAAGAGCAGACGCCGTCCGACGAAGCGTGCGGTTGCCTTCCCACCGCGCCCGGAAATCCGTTGGCTGACCGCCAGCGTCCTGGGACCATGCCTCTGAATCCCAGCGGAGGACATTTGTTCGTTTTCGTGTGCGCGGGGTGCGGCGCCGAGCTGACCGCCCCGCTGTCCCAGGTTGCTCTGCCGGCCCACGCCCGCCAAAAGTACGGGAACTCGATCCAGCTCCCGGCCCTGATGGAGCCGGGCACATTCGCCGTGGCCCCGGAGCCTTCGGGACCACCATGGCGGCGGTGGGAGGAGATCACCCCCGACGAAGCAGCGGCCCGCGGCATCTACGCACCGGTCTACGCCCTCTCCGATGGCGCGCCGGGCGCGATCGTCATCGCTCCCGGAGATACCCGCAACACAGTGCTGCTCCCGGAGAAGCGTGGTGGTGCCTGCTGCGGCATCGACGGGGCCGACGGCCCCAACATGGCCTGCATGTCATGCGGCCTCCCCGTGGCGAGCAGGGTCGATGACTGCTCGCTGTGGCAGGCGGTGTGGCTCGCCCCCGACGCCGTACGCCGCCTCCCCGCCGAAGGCACCGAGGACACACTGCTCTCCTGGACGGAGCTGGTGGACAACGAGAAGGGCACACCTCCATTCGCGCCGATGACCATGGTGTGGGGATCACGACTGGGCCTGAACAACTTCTGGTCCTGGAGCCCGCAATGGGAAGCGGCAGCCGGCCATGCGCTCGCCCACCTGCTGGCGGCCTCACAAGGCCGGCCGGTGACCGTCCCGGGCGGCCTCACCGCTCAGGTGTTTCAACGCGCCCTTGACGCCCTGCTGCCCGCGGGAGGGCCAAAGCGTCCGGCGGTCGTGGCCGGACCAGATCTGCCCGTAGCCGACGAGGACGCCGACATCCTTCTCGTGCCGGTCCATCCGCAGACAGGGGAGACTTGGAGACCGCCCGGCTCGGCTGCCTCGGCATACCGGGTGCCACTGCCGTTCGGCGTGTGGCGGTGGATGATCCACCCTGAGCCACATCTACCCACGCCCGCGTCTGGAGGGATGCCCGACGGCGTGCTCCGCGACGACCCGCCCGAACCCAGACCCGACCAACTGTTCCGAGTTGACTCAGAAACGTTCCAGCACACCCTGGTCCGACTACCGGCCGCCCGTGCTCCGTGGCTGCGCCAGATCCTCGAGAACCTCACGCAGCACATGCAGGCCGGCATCTTCTAACGCTGGAAAACGGGAAGGCCCGCCTGACTGAGTACGCTCAGCCCCGCTGCAGCGGACGAGGAGGGCACGCATTGACGCGAAGACTACCGATGGACGAGGCCGCCGAGCTCCTTGAGGGCGAACTGAGGGCTGGACAGCAGGAGTCCGCTGACCTGGATACGGAAGGCGCCTGGCTCGCCTTCCTACGCTTTGGCCGACGACTCTTTGACGTCTCGGACACCCCCGATGCAGATGGCCTCCTGTTCCAATACGGGACCTACGCCTTCGACGGCCCTGCCACGTTCATGCTGGACCTCGCCCGGCAGTTCGAAATCACCGACAGCGACGGCAACCACGACCACTACGTGCAGGTCCACTGCGAGCTTCGATACGAACCCGCTCCCGCCCTGGAGACCCTCGGCAGCTTCCACTCATGGTTCTTCCACGGCGCCGGAGACGATCTCGCCGAGTGGGCCGAAAAGCTGAGCGCGCGAGCAGCCTGGATAACCATCCGCACACTCAGACCCGCCGACATCAAGGTGTACCAGGAACAGGTGTAGCCGCTCAGGCAGGTTCGCCAGGTGCCCATACGGGCCGCCGCGAGTACGGAAGGATGGACGGCGACCATTCCGCCGCGAGCTGAGGCCGTACCCGATGTCTTCCAACCTCGAGCCAGCGGCTGCTGCAGCACCCTCGACCGTCCCTGCAGGTCGTCGTGTGCCGCGCCCGGATCAGAACGCGGCCATCGAGGCCGCAGTCCGGCATCTGAAGCACCCCGGCTCGCGTGGGCACATCGTGTCCGCGTGCGGGACGGGCAAGACGCTCATCGCGCTCAGAAGCGCCGAGGCACTGGATACCCATCACCTGCTGGTCGCGGTGCCGAGCTGGGACCTGATCGCCCAGTGGGCCCAGGCCGCCCGCACCGATGGCCGCTCCGAGGCGCTGATGGCCGTGTCCTCCCTCGACGCCGGCAAGCACCCGCTGCTCGCCGACGCCGGCGCGATGAGTACGGGTTCGGGGGACTACCTGGCGTACTGGCTCGCGCAGCGCAGGAAACGGCGTGAGCGGGCGACCGTGTTCGTCACCCTCGACTCCCTGGCCAGGATCGAAGAGACCCAGCACACCATTTTCCCGGTCCCCGTCTTCGACCTCCTGGTGGTGGACGAAGCGCACCGCACCGCCGGGTCCTGGGACAAGCAGTGGACGATGATCCACGACAACCAGCGCGTCCGTGCCGACCGCCGCCTATACCTGACCGCGACCCCGTATGAGTGGGAAGCCCCGCGCCTGACCGAAGTCCCGGACGCGCGCCCGCAGCCCAAGCGCACCGCGGCCACCGCCCCGCAATGGGAAGCCCCGTCCCTCATCGCCTCGATGGACGACCCGAAGGTCTTCGGCCCCCGTCTGCACACCTACTCCCACGCGGACGCGATCGACGACGGCGTCCTGGCCGACTACCAGCTCCTCATCCCCACGATCACCGACACCGACCTGCGCAGCGCCCTGACCGACACCGACCTCCAGACCGGCTTCGGCACCACGGCCCGCCGAACGAGCGCACTGCACCTGGCCGTCCTCAAGGCCATGCGCGAGCACGACCTCCACCATGTGATCGTCTACTTCCAGCAGATCGCGGACGCGAGCGACTTCGCCC includes:
- a CDS encoding RNA-binding protein, which produces MLTYVYRVTKYDPADRDEYGHYVGTEDIVSDHGEVEAASLQAVAEFARDTAVDHLAVREPGVPSLAHFGVESAMDCFGLDGLFPDDLAGFYDGAEVALDVALELVRIMLRGSGAWCRLEVEDTFAVHVGWDQYLYISSSRPCEKALARARGLGLFPERIAVSPYAFEDEEEGVQRPADDEFWFDLLRAVATGRAGILEETYLDGASRWHLLTREAIEAVRAGLAPGPAWRSGLPCPVTSTPSWATCPRTDSSKASGRTRTATSTAPSPTRTSSRNFPP